TCGGGCTTTTACTGGCAGTTGCTCCCCGTATTGACGCAATGCTCTATGTATAATTTGGGGCTTTATCGAAGCGATATACGCTTCGTTATTAGCGGCATGCCTCGAAATACCCGAATCAACCGATTTCACTTGTCATGGCAGCAGCATATCATTTACTACCCTCTTAAGATTGAACTGTAACATGGCGTATCTTTTCGAACTTAAGCATTTGTCTACATGAAACTCTATGTACTAAAATTACAATATCAATTTTAGCCCGCTTCATCCAAATTATAAAAGTAAAAACAGACGGCCAATTAGAGGTGCATTACCGCACTTCTAAACCGTCTGCTTTTTATGTTTTAACAAATATTAAGTTAGATATACCAAAGACACATCCGTATAAAGCGTACGTTAATAAACTCACCTAAATAAGGATTAGTCAGCTAATTCAAGCCACGCAACCGCTTCACAATGCGTCGTATGCGGGAACATATCTACCGGCTGTACTTCCTGCGTCTTATACCCACCATCTTCTAAAATACGAAGATCACGTGCTAGTGTGGCTGGGTTACACGAAACATAAACAACACGTTTTGGTTTTTGCTCGATAATTGTGTATAGTAGTGCTTCATCGCAGCCTTTACGCGGTGGGTCTACTACTAATACGTCGGCAACTTTACCTTCTTTGTACCAGCGTGGAATGACTTCTTCGGCAGGGCCTGCTTCGAAATACGTGTTCGTGAAGCCGTTTAGCTCGGCATTGCGTTTTGCATCTTCAATAGCTTGCTCTACAATTTCAACACCCATAACATGACCGGCTTTTTGTGCTAAAAATAGCGAAATGGAGCCGATACCACAGTACGCATCAATAACACGCTCATTGCCTTCAAGCTGTGCATAGTCTAGTGCTTGCTTGTAGAGCACCTCTGTTTGAATTGGGTTTACTTGATAGAACGAACGCGCTGAAATTTCGAAGCGTACGTTGCCGATTGTGTCTTCAATCGTATCTTTGCCCCATAGTGTGAACGTGTCATTACCGAAAATGACATTCGTTTTTTCGCCGTTTACGTTTTGTACAATCGACGTCACGTTTGGTACAAGTTCACGGATTTTAGCGACGACTTCCTCTTTTTGTGGGAATTTTTTTGATTTCGTGACAAGTACGATCATTACTTCGCCTGTTGCGCGACCTTTACGCACAACAACATGACGTAGCATTCCTTGGTGAGAAGCTTCGTCGTATGGACGTACCCCTAATACCATGAGTTCACGTTTTAATTCAGCCATCACCGTATCAGCTTCACCATTTTGGATTAGGCAGCGCTCCATGTTGACGATGCTATGCGATTTCGTTTTGTAGAAGCCCGCAACAATTTCGCCTGTTT
This portion of the Solibacillus daqui genome encodes:
- the rlmD gene encoding 23S rRNA (uracil(1939)-C(5))-methyltransferase RlmD, coding for MTAPIKKNDRTTVYIEDLTHDGNGVAKIDGYPLFIQGALPGETIEVHVLKTLKNYGFAKIIEILTKSPDRVDAPCDYFAQCGGCQLQHLSYEGQLKWKQSMVENVMKRLGKIDAPVHPVKGMDEPWHYRNKSQIPFAQSETGEIVAGFYKTKSHSIVNMERCLIQNGEADTVMAELKRELMVLGVRPYDEASHQGMLRHVVVRKGRATGEVMIVLVTKSKKFPQKEEVVAKIRELVPNVTSIVQNVNGEKTNVIFGNDTFTLWGKDTIEDTIGNVRFEISARSFYQVNPIQTEVLYKQALDYAQLEGNERVIDAYCGIGSISLFLAQKAGHVMGVEIVEQAIEDAKRNAELNGFTNTYFEAGPAEEVIPRWYKEGKVADVLVVDPPRKGCDEALLYTIIEQKPKRVVYVSCNPATLARDLRILEDGGYKTQEVQPVDMFPHTTHCEAVAWLELAD